A genomic region of Thermococcus sp. contains the following coding sequences:
- a CDS encoding MATE family efflux transporter, whose translation MRRKVEQMREQILSGPIVKTLILLAYPLIINRLVQVLYNLTDTFWLGKLGRIELSAPGTAWPLVWFFMSIGMGFATAGFAFVSQYVGAREYEKANRSAGALYSLMLIFATAVGVTGVLLAPELLRLMNVSDTIYPYALSYTMVIFAGIPFSFTLFAFNFLLRAVGDTKTPVKINIATVILNIVLDPLLIFGIGPFPRLGVTGAAVATMFSNSVGSVVGGYLLFTGKVGIHLTPETLKPDVRFYSKIFRVGLPASIGNSTTALGFVILTRVIFTVGGLYGQTHGIPNFEDVAFATYSITNRLTNFMFAFSDGISMAMGTMVGQAIGAKLYDRAKEIAEKTMAINFTILGVGTLLFIFFRVPIFRFFINDPAVIAESAKVVKYFSASLPFFGVFSAVNNTFQSAGQTKKSMVLGMVRLWGIRLPLSYGLGLLTRDTAGMWLGMGLSNFLGAVIALAWFLRGSWMKAIIEE comes from the coding sequence ATGAGACGTAAAGTGGAGCAGATGCGTGAGCAGATTCTCAGCGGGCCGATAGTTAAGACTCTCATCCTGTTAGCTTATCCGCTAATAATCAACAGGCTCGTTCAGGTTCTCTACAACCTCACCGATACATTCTGGCTGGGCAAACTCGGAAGGATCGAACTTTCAGCCCCAGGAACCGCTTGGCCCCTCGTGTGGTTCTTCATGAGCATAGGTATGGGGTTTGCCACAGCAGGCTTCGCCTTCGTGAGCCAGTACGTAGGTGCCAGAGAATACGAAAAGGCCAACCGTTCCGCCGGAGCGCTCTATTCCCTCATGCTCATCTTCGCCACAGCGGTTGGAGTAACGGGCGTGCTTCTCGCTCCAGAACTGCTCCGTCTGATGAACGTCAGCGATACAATATACCCCTACGCGCTCAGCTACACGATGGTAATCTTCGCCGGAATACCATTCTCCTTCACACTCTTCGCCTTCAACTTTCTCCTGAGGGCCGTTGGGGACACCAAAACGCCGGTGAAGATAAACATCGCCACGGTAATCCTCAACATAGTTCTCGATCCACTCCTCATCTTCGGCATCGGGCCTTTCCCTAGGCTGGGGGTTACTGGCGCTGCAGTGGCCACAATGTTCTCGAACAGCGTTGGCTCGGTCGTGGGCGGTTACCTCCTCTTCACCGGGAAAGTGGGGATACACTTAACTCCAGAGACGCTTAAGCCGGACGTTAGGTTCTACTCTAAAATCTTCCGCGTCGGCCTTCCGGCGAGCATAGGGAACTCCACTACCGCTTTGGGCTTCGTTATACTCACGAGGGTCATCTTCACCGTTGGCGGGCTTTACGGACAGACACATGGAATCCCGAACTTTGAGGACGTTGCCTTCGCCACCTACAGCATAACCAACAGGCTTACCAACTTCATGTTCGCCTTCTCAGACGGGATAAGCATGGCCATGGGGACAATGGTGGGGCAAGCTATAGGGGCGAAGCTCTACGATAGGGCAAAAGAGATAGCCGAGAAGACGATGGCCATAAACTTTACGATACTCGGCGTTGGAACGCTCCTCTTCATATTCTTCCGGGTGCCCATCTTCCGGTTCTTCATAAACGACCCGGCCGTTATAGCCGAGAGTGCCAAAGTTGTAAAGTACTTTTCGGCCTCACTTCCTTTCTTCGGAGTCTTCTCGGCCGTGAACAACACCTTCCAGAGCGCCGGGCAGACGAAGAAGAGCATGGTGCTCGGGATGGTAAGGCTCTGGGGGATAAGGCTTCCACTCAGCTACGGGCTGGGCCTTCTAACGAGAGACACTGCCGGAATGTGGCTCGGTATGGGCCTGAGCAACTTTTTAGGGGCTGTTATTGCCCTCGCATGGTTCC